GGTGAGAGCCAGCGTTGTGGCTCAGACCTGCTGGCCTGCCTCTGCTCCCATCTTGTGCCACGGCTGTGGACGCGGTGGTAAAGGTGGCTGTGGGTCAGGGAGAAGGCCAGTGGCTCTTCCCAAGCTGGAGATGCTCTAAGTGCATTATTCCACTTAATCCAGCTCTAGGTGACGGGCACCATTGTCACTGGAAGAAGCGGAAGCTCAGGGGAGGTGAGATGAGCTAGCAAGTGGAGAATGTGGACTTGAGCcaagtctgtctgactccagagcctccTTCTGTCCACCTCTCCACGTTGCCTCCGGAAGTGCTGGAAAAATAAAGAGCTGTTCTCACTtgagcttccttctctctgcttctggcCTTTGGAGGGCTCTGTTGTAGGCCTAAGCTGCCCATTTAAATCAGGGCCCCCTGACCGTGGGCATGTGACCCATGCAGTCACACAGGGCCGTGGGCTTTGAAGGGCCCTCCCTCGGGTTTCATGCACCGCTGTTGCTGTTTTGGAATTCTTAACGATTTTTGAGCAGTGGGCCTTACATGTTCATTTTGAACTAAAGCCTTGCCAATTAACACAGCCAGTCCTGGCTTTGATACAGCTCATCccttttctgggtttttctgGGTCCCTCCTGTCTTGAGCATGCCTGTCCTCTCTGGGGAGGAGACATTTGAAGAATGCACTCCGTCCCACACTCCAGCCTGCTACCTGGCACACTGCTCCAGTAGCTGTTTACCAGCCATTGGCCTCCTCCTCGCAGTCACCACACCTCTGGCTGGCAGGGACCCCCAACTGTGGCTCACCACCGCCTCTTGAGTCCCCTCAGCATTTACCCAGGTGAACCATGTCCTAGGAACACCCTTTACGGAGGGAGGGGCTTCTTCTAGGCAAGAGGTCAGTGTACCAAGCACTGGGTCAGGGCAGGAGGAGTGTGTGCAATTGGCCTGCCTCCTGGGGACACAAGACACCCTGCAAAACATTGTTTATAAGAGGTCAGGTTCCTTCAGTCTCTGTGGGGCCAGTGACACTGTAAGTTTCACGATGGTTTGACTCACTCTGTATGCCCGGCACCTAGTAGTGTGCCTGGCACAATAACCAGGACATTTGTTAAGCAGTTGCTCCGGTGTCCGCTCCCCGCTAGGCTGATTACGAGGAAGGACAGTCCCTGACCTCTAGGAGGATCGGATGCTTAATACACGATTAAATGATTCATGTGGCAGCTGCCCTCAGTGCCCTGGGATGCTCAGAGCTGGGTGGGGGAGGCTTCCCCCCCGGAGCGGGGCCTGAACTCCATTTGTGGTGCAGGGGTAAgatgtggggaggggtggagaggggagggcCGGTCCTCCTTAGGTCAGTTTAGGAACTCGGAGCACCCTCCCCCCACAAGCGGCAGGAAGCCAGGAGGAATGTTTCTTAGGCTGGAGTTTGCACTTTGTAGGTTAAACAGATACCGTCCTCCCCCTTCCACAGAGGCAGAGCCTCAGACCTCGGGGACAGAGTCAGGGTCATCAGCCAGCCGGGTCCTTGGCCTGTTCCAGTCTTCCAGTGTCCCTGCTGTCACAGAGACCCCTCTTTGGAGGCAGAAACAGACTCGGAGTGACTTCAATGATGACCGTGACCAAGACTGCAGTGTAGAGAATAGAGAGGAAATGATCAAATTTGAGAGAGCTGTGAAGACAAGATTTCACAGTTTTGAAACAAGCAACGGGTTGTTCCTTAGAGGAATAATGTGTTTGTGTTTATCACGGACGTTTCAGCTCCCATTGGTGAGAAATGATTGCTGTGTCCTTGCTCTGGGGACAAGTTTTTCAGGAAATGCTGGAGCCGGACAGTCTGATTTCTTGGGAAGcttcactgcccccccccccccccgacctctCGTGGGGGCCGAGGATGAACGTGCAGAGTCCTCGCAGGGCTGACACCTGAGGAGCGAAAGCAAAGAGTCCTGTGTCGTTCCATCCATGGGTGTTTGAAAAGCTTCTGACACCAGCGGAGTAAGCTAGTTGTTGGGCTAGAGAGAGAGTAACcacattcagatatttttaaagggcCAGTGGAGTTGGGAGAGAATCGAAACCCAAAgtacaaattttcagtttaattttaacTTTGCACTTAGCTCACACCCAGGATTTGGCACGGGGACGTggaccttaattttttttttccttttttttttcttttttaagcagaACACACCCTGGATGTAAAAGGGGATACTCGCTCTTTGCCTGGAATGGCTTGGAGTGGCGGCCACCACACAGACAGGAGGAAGTGGGTTGGAATAGGAGCAGGAGTTCAGAGTGGCTTTGGGGAGCGTTGGGCTGGTTGGAGGTTTGGAAACATGTGAGCCTGTCCGGAACTCTAGGAATGGGTGGCCCTCCCCAGAGGCCGGGGGACCCAGAGGGTACATGTCACGACTCCAGGCCGCCTGTTGGgctggtatttttgttttttcctatttggTCCATTCCAGACACTTCGTAGGCAGCCTCCCTGCCATCTCCAGAGTGACAGTCCCTCCCCAAAGCATCCCCTGCATGGTTTGGGCTTTCTGGTGATATCAGCAGCCTCCAGGCCTAAACCtcgactccccccaccccccatctcttTGGTCTCTTGCCCCACACAGTGCTGAAACCCCCTGGCAGGAAGGAAGTGCAGAACCCCGTTGAGGTCCCCAAGGCTCCACAGACCTGACCTGTGAGGGCCACCTGCTGGCGCTCCAAACAGCACAGGCTCCCCCAAGTGGCTGGGGCATGACCTCTTCCTACTTGGCAAGAACAGGGTCCGAGGTCTCCCAGCccctctccacatccttgctccCTAATAGCAGTGTCCTCTGAAGGAGGGCCGActtgagtttgttttgtttatttttttttttttaaagttttatttatgatagtcacacacacacacacagagagaggcagagacataggcagagggagaagcaggctccatgcaccgggagcccgatgtgggactcgatcccgggtctccaggatcgcgccctgggccaaaggcaggcgccaaaccgctgcgccacccagggatccgagtttgttttgtttaaccAAGGAAGTATAACCAGGCTAGGGACTGCCAGGATGGCCCCCACCTGCTGGTGGAACCATGAGAAAGAGGGGTGTCAGGGGAGCTCGTAGGGTTGCGTTGGGTCTGGGAGAGCCTACGGCTTACATTTGGGAACGTCTGAGAAGCTATCAGGAGCCAACACCGACCAGCTGGGTCCACTAGGCACCATCCTGTTCCATTCCTGGGATTTCAGGATTGGTGGTTCTGAGGTGGCTGTCACGTGGGAGGCGCCCCCCTACCCCCCGGGGAGCCCTAGTGAGGATTAAGCAAGCTGGTGCAGGCAAAGCATGTCAAGGGTGCCTGTGAGGGCTCAGGAAAGATCCGCCCGTTactattaataaatacattagtGGTAGTGGCTTGTGTATTGTCCCCGAGAGGAACGGCCCCCAGTTGGTGGTGGTGCTGAGACTGGGACCCTGGGTCAGGCCGTAGAATTCCCAGGCAGCATCGTGCTTCTCTAGAAAAGAGGCCAACTTCCAGGAGGAGTTCCCCTGACTCCCAGCACCACCTCCCCCATCTCGAAGACCTTCTTTTCCTTGGCTGATGGCCGGAAGAGGAGAAGCCCTTGACCCGTCTAGAAAAACCACATGTCTGAAATCTTTGAGGCTGGACTGGAATCCCCTGTGTTTGTCTTTTCTCTGGTGGAGCTTCAAGAATTCCCGGCGCCTTCTGAAGACCACGGGCCCTTGGGCTCCAGTGTTAGGAGCCACCAGAGGAGGTGGTCCTCCCTCCCCCCGGACGGCAGCTCTCCTGCCATTTGCCCTGCTGCCCTAAGGCCTGGCTTCCTGGCTCTACGCTGATTTCCTGCCCTGGGGCAGAAGGCCTCGCAGGATTTATTCCCAGGCACTCTTGCCAGTGACCTTGAGAAGGTGGCTTGACCTGGACGTCTGGCCTCTCCTGGGGACTGAGGGAGTGGAAAAGGATTTAACTTCTCCCATCCCAGATCCAAGGGGAAGGCGGGCCTTGGCGGCCAGCGCCTCGGCCCGGAACTGTGAGCTCTGGGAAGGAGCTCCCGCGCCTGGCTTGGCCCCTTCTGGCGCGCTGCCGCTGCCCGGGGCTGAGCACACCACCTCCCTCCACCAACGACGAAGAAATCGGGGCAGCCGTGGGGCTCTGCAGCCCAGATGTGCCCCCGCGCTCCTCTGGCCCACCCCCTGGGCACAGCAGTCCCACTGTGGACTCTGTTTCCCCCAGGCTTCCTGTTGGCCCCAAGAGGCTCAGGAAGGGGGAAGGACCAGAGAGACTGGCGAGCTGGTCATCCTAGAGCCAGCAGGAAGCTCTGGGCAAATCGCTGTGCTTATCCAGGAGAAGAAAAGGCTCCAAGTGTCTGGAATGACCCTTTGGACAATGTGGGAATGTGGGACTGCTGTGGAGAAGAACTAGCCATACTGTCTGACCCATCGGTGACAATAACCTGTGAGTGGAAGTCCCAGGGAGGCAGCCTACCATTGATGCATGCTTCTTGGGGGCTGCAGGAAGCGGGCAGGTGGGGACGTTGTGTCAAGCACCTGGTGCCGCCAGGAGGAGTCACCTTTATGGTGCCTGCCAGCCCTGAGTGGCCAGAGAGCAACCAGACTGCTGGGGCAGCAGTGGGTAACCAGGGGCATCTTCCTGGTGGGCAGGACACCCTGGCCTCCCTCGCTGACTCTCCAGGGTCATTCAGGCCCGAGACTCGATTACCCTCCTCGGCTTTTCTCCCCCTGTACGGGAGCCTGGATCACCTTCAGCCACACCGACCTTTTAGCAACCTAAGGAGAAGTAGCTTTTTATCAGTCTTTCTACAGTCTTGGAAAtacaggatttgaacccaaatggGGGTAAGAGGAGAAACAAGGAGAATCTAAGAACTCTAGCAGCAAAATTGCCTCCAGGCAGTTTGAAAGAAGAGACAGGCAGGGTCACCGAGGTGCTTCCAAAGACCAACTTTTGTACTTTGACGGCCTCAGTGTGTCACTATGGGGCCATCCTCCATTTGtggggtttcatttttttcccttcacgtCTAACTCAGGATCCTATGAAGAGCAGGGTCTAGAGAAACTCCCCTTAATATGGTAACTGTAAGTAGTAAGTATTTATgcttaaaatgaggaaaatgaaaactcagtCCCTCATTCTCACCAGCCGCGTTGCAGGTGCTCAGTGGCCACGCTTGGCCAGTGGCTCCTCTCACAGACTCAGCAGGTGTCCATCGTTGTGGGAAGTTCTATTGCACAAGGTTGGTGTACAGAATGGAGAGTGGGGGGCTCCCTAGTCTGGTGACCATGGTGATGAGCACCAGACCTGGTGGGCAGGCTCTGGCTGGTGAGGCTGTGACAGCAGGTGTCCTGGTGTCTTGGGACCCATCCACACGCAGAGTCACAGACATgcagaggcagaaaggaaggtGGGGCCCGAGGATGGGAAGTAAGGTAGCAGGTCAGGCTGCGGCCACATGGGCATGGGGTTGGAGGGATCTGATGGTGTAGCTGGTGCTGGCGGGAAGCTGGGGACAGTGGTGGCTTATTTTTTAACGGCAGTTTTGGAGGAGTGGGGCAGTGGGGTCAGAACAAGCCTGCGGGGCCTTGCCCAGAGCAGCAGGGCTTCTGGAGTTTGTCACCTGCAGTCTGGCCCAGGCTCCTGTCCCAAGTGTGTGCTGCCGCCCGTCCCCTCCCCGCCGTGCTCCTCAGTTGGTGGTGCCATGTTCCCAAAGAGGCAGAGCAAATGTTGCCTTTAGTACGCGACGGACGGCTTTTTGGGCCTGTCTCTTGGTCCTCCCGAGGGGGCcgaccccctccccagcctcagcccccggTCCACACCTCTGTTCACATTGGCCTTCCTTTCCAGGTGAAAGAACTTGTCCTGGACAACTGCCGGTCGATTGAAGGCAAAATCGAAGGCCTCACAGATGAATTTGAGGAACTGGAGTTCTTAAGTACAATCAACGTAGGCCTCACCTCAGTCGCAAACTTACCAAAGTTAAACAAACTTAAGAAGGTAAAATGGGTGGAGGAGTCTGTGTGCGTGGGGAGGAGGGGGTCCTTACTTTGTGATGAGGGAGCTTCCCTGGAGGTGAAGCCAGGCGAGCACCGACTCGCCGTCTGCCCAGGGCCAGCCCGCTGGGCCCTCAGACGTCATTATAAGAGCTCtttctgcttttccccctccctgccccgttCAGCTTGAACTAAGCGATAACAGAATCTCAGGGGGCCTGGAAGTATTGGCAGAAAAGTGTCCGAACCTCACGCATCTAAATTTAAGTGGCAACAAAATTAAAGACCTCAGCACAATAGAGCCACTGGTGAGTCACTTGGGTCTTTCCCTCTGCATgggatgggagaggggagggactgGTATCAGGGAATACTACTCTTAGGTTTGtagaatgggtttttttttttctttcccacttaTCTTACTTTATTGGGCTCCCATTACGTGCCATGAGATCAAGTTGGAGCTACTGTTTCTGCTTGTCCATAGAAAGTGGAAGCCTAGAGACGTTCAGTGGTTTgagcaaggtcacacagccagagtGGGCAGTCGGGGGCAAGGACGGGGGGTCAGGTCAGACCCTTGCCTCAACTTCTGGTGgcttgcttttcttcttccactTTCTGCTCAGCTTCAGAAACATGAGCTGTCATTTCTTAGAGCCTGATTCCTTGGCCCTTGTTGGGGAGGAAGGAGCCATCCAGGAGTGAAGCTGCCCCTGGAGTTTGCCACCTATTTTCCTCCTTGGATAGCCGGCCTTCCTGTAAGGGGCACACAGGAAGAGTGGCTGACCCCTGGTCTCCAGGCCTTGCAGTGATGGTGACCAGGGCCTCATCTCCATACGGCTGCACGTACCCCACACTTTGTGGATTGTCTCACCAGCAAGGAACAGGGCATGGTCAGAACAGCAATTTCTACATTACCTGATGGATTGTGTTCCCTTGATTTGAGATATGTCATCAATTAATAGCTTTCTCGAAATACAGAAATACTGTCACCTGAAATAAGCACATTTGCCGTAAACGTACATATAAGAACCCTCCCAGAGGATCACGCACCTTAGTATTGGGGGAATGTCATAAGGATATTTTGCCAAGTTTGCCACATTTCCCGTTTTTTAAGTTTATAGAGGAGAGGTTGGGGCatccctcagtttgggtttgtagGTTCTCATCCAAGAAGCACCCCTTGCCCTCTCTGGCCGCTGGAGAGGCAGATTGATGGGCAGGGCGGCAGAACCAGACGTTGGCCCTGCTTTCTTAAGCTCAGACTTCTCCCCTCTATGGCCTGGAGTCAACTATGAGATATATTTCCCATAGATCTTCTTTTCAGGTCTTCCACTGACCTCCTAGGGCAAAGCAAAACTATTTTGATCTACCTGAAAGccttgatttttatgatttcataagAAAATCTTTGAAGTTCAGTATATGTGTATTTTGGGAGGCAGGTATGGAGACCAAGTGTACGTGTATATAAATCATTCTGATTCGGTTACCATTAAAGGTCAgacctagacacacacacaccctgctgcCCAGGCCACAGATGCTTTTGTAGCTTCTCCTTCCCTGGTGACCAGTGTGATGGATGCGCTGTGCTCACCTCCCCAAGACAGGAAGGTGCTGGGCTCACCCACCCAGACCGCAGCCCAGACACCTTCCCTGCCCTTGACCTGCTGAGCATGACTTCTCACTCCTGTGATCTTGAGAGCAGCCAAACTGATCCCTTCTGCCTTAGCAGGGTTGTGAGGATAAACGGAGTTAACACCTGGTGTGCTGTGTCCATAGCCGGCACCCTCACTGACATTACTGATAGACCCCCCAGGACTTTGCTAGCTCGTGCCACCTTCTTCGTTCCCCTCTGGCTCCTTAGCCACAGAGGCAGCAGCAGAGCTTCTGGCTGGAGCCCCAGAGGAGCCCAGGTTAATTTGAAGCCAGTCACTGATTGGGCCAGAGCTTACTTGCAGACTAAATGTGTTGGCATTGGATGAGGCTTTAGAGGTAGGCCCTAGAGTCCAtcctccattttccagatgagggaCCTGAGGCCTACCAGCCAGGGACGGGCCAGAGCAGAGCCGATTCCTCTACCTGTTGTTTGCTCCCTCACTGTTGACTTCGTCTTTCCATTTGCAGAAAAAGTTAGAAAACCTCAAGAGCTTAGACCTTTTCAATTGTGAGGTAACCAACCTGAACGACTACCGAGAAAACGTGTTCAAGCTCCTCCCGCAGCTCACGTATCTCGATGGCTACGACCGGGACGACAAGGAGGCCCCTGACTCAGACGCCGAGGGCTACGTGGAGGGCCTGGATGACGATGAGGAGGACGAGGATggtgggtgtgggggtgagggtggtgtggggggcggggggggggctgccaGGTGGCCTCTTCTTTCCGAAGCTGCTTCGGGAACCTCTGTCCCTGATCTTTCTCATGGGGGCTCAAACCCCCCAGAGAAGCACCCTGAGGCTTCCTGATTGCACAGTAACTCCTTAAAAGAGCATCTAACTGAACCCTCCCGTCaggtttttcctcttttttccagaGGCTCCCCCAGAATGAGATCCTACAGTGTCTCTGTGTTGTGGGGAAGGGAGGTGAGCACCTGGAGGAAGGTGGGGTGTGGCCTGAGGGTCCCATTCAGCTAGTGGAGCTGAGGTCGGGAGCCCCCTGGTGGCTGCAGGCCACAGGACCATGGGACTTGCAGGGTGTGCCCCAGGGGTCCCCCGGAGGTGGAAGAGGCTTGCAGGAGGTGCACTGGGCACCCTGGCAGTACAGGGGGGTGAGGGCGAGCCAGCAGGGCCtacagggaggaaggaaggaagaaagggaaggaccACCTCCCACTGTCCCCTTCCTGTGCACCAGCACAGTGCAGCTTCCCTCGGGTCTTCATGGCCACAGGAACGGTGAGAGTTAAGACATCTGGCCCATGCATTCAGGCAGCagatttcttgtttttccttcttaggTCAGAGTATTTTGCAAGATAGTCACCTACCCGTTTGCCTTAGTTTATTCTATCTTATATAGCAGGCCCCAAGGCCTGAGTCCTGAGACCCGGTTTCTAGGCCCACCTCCGTGGCTGACTTGATGTGTGACCTTGAAACAAGTCCCCTCTCCCCTCGAGGACTCAGATCTTTGCCTTTAAAGCAAGGAGTCTGGGCTAGATGCTGTTTGCAAAGAAATCGACCTCTTGGCTTTTGTAAGCCCTGTAACTTCTTCCTCTGATCCAGCAGTGTCTCTGTGATCTCAGCCTCtacatgatcttttgtttttgtaaaactcGGGAGGAGGACTTATCTTTGGATTGCTTTAGGATGTGTTGAGTCACATTAGAGCATCCAGGCTTtgagcctgggtggctgtggGAGGGTCCCGGGGCCCCACAGGAGACCAGTGCCAGGCCCATGAGCCTGGGTTTGTGCTGTGAGGGAGGCCAGCTTACCACCAGTGCCCTTGTCCCCATTTCTGGTGCACAGAAGAAGAATATGATGAAGATGCTCAGGTAGTGGAAGAcgaggaggatgaagaggaggaggaagaaggagaagaggaggatgTGAGCGGAGAAGAGGAGGTAGGAGGGACCATCTCCCCAGAGTCCCCCTTACTTAATGCCTATGAGTCGGtcccactctgtgcctcagtcagTGATCAATCTTTGGCAGCCCAGAAACCCCGGGTGGGGAAATGAGACTGTTTTAGGGCCTTTTATCCGACTGCCGGAGGGAATCAAGACTTGCGGCGTGtcctgggagggcaggagggagaggatcCTGGAGGCAGGGCACACGGGACTTTTGTGCCATGTAATAAGCCTTGCCCTTGTTTCTACCAGAGAATAAGTTCTTAGGGAATCCACATccctattttctgcctttttgcaTTCCTATGTTaattcagatatttattgagcgctTAGAGTTTGCTAGGGAAAACTGAAGACTACTTTGAACTCATGGGTGGTTGGGTAAGACCCAGCTGGCTGCAGA
This portion of the Vulpes lagopus strain Blue_001 chromosome 2, ASM1834538v1, whole genome shotgun sequence genome encodes:
- the ANP32A gene encoding acidic leucine-rich nuclear phosphoprotein 32 family member A, which gives rise to MDMDKRIHLELRNRTPSDVKELVLDNCRSIEGKIEGLTDEFEELEFLSTINVGLTSVANLPKLNKLKKLELSDNRISGGLEVLAEKCPNLTHLNLSGNKIKDLSTIEPLKKLENLKSLDLFNCEVTNLNDYRENVFKLLPQLTYLDGYDRDDKEAPDSDAEGYVEGLDDDEEDEDEEEYDEDAQVVEDEEDEEEEEEGEEEDVSGEEEEDEEGYNDGEVDDEEDEEDVGEEERGQKRKREPEDEGEDDD